A genomic window from Elaeis guineensis isolate ETL-2024a chromosome 3, EG11, whole genome shotgun sequence includes:
- the LOC105041413 gene encoding root phototropism protein 3, whose amino-acid sequence MWETKSNSQSGRREYYNYSFNLDEHDGLNDNGFICRDNSWYVPNNVPSDLLVKVGSHSFHLHKCPLSSRSGKMNRIVNESPQDLEPNFINLDDLPGGPEAFELAARFCYGIAVDLTALNIAGLRCAAEYLEMTEDLEEGNLIFKTEAFLSYVVLSSWRDSIVVLKSCEDLSPWAENLQIVRRCSESIAWKACSTAKGTKLAYTGMSPKTGSPKWNSKSKEGSSSKHQQVPPDWWFEDVSTLRIDHFVRVVTAIKVKGMRFELIGATIIHYALKWLPGLVSEATHSYDNTWNQGGRNMIVVSNSSKEELSGTQVRKRRTVVESLITIIPHIKDCVPCSFLLQLLRLANMLRVAHALIMDLEKRIGMQLEQASLADLLIPSYGKCETFYDVELVQRLVEHFMVQEQTEPSSPERESLSDKHRQSGPSAEARVAWLLDGYLSEVSRDQNLPPTKFQDLAEALPEPARSSHDGLYRAIDSYLKAHPRLSEHERKRLCRLMDCRKLSVDARMHAAQNDRLPLRFVVQILFSEQVKISNAITNFSLEGGREPMHYKPMIPTRKQLLEGTPQCFQEGWAAATKDISTLEFELEDMKAKYTELQRDMDSLQSMFEKMTSLSSKTIKHQSSSWTSRWKKLSKLTRITGMEDNEMEAPVEARKEARRRRYSVS is encoded by the exons ATGTGGGAGACCAAGAGCAACTCCCAAAGTGGCAGGAGAGAGTACTACAATTACTCCTTCAATCTGGATGAGCATGATGGCCTCAATGATAATGGATTTATATGCAGAGACAACTCTTG GTATGTCCCCAACAATGTCCCAAGTGATCTGCTTGTCAAAGTGGGAAGTCATAGTTTCCATTTACACAAG TGTCCTCTGAGCTCAAGAAGTGGAAAGATGAACCGAATTGTTAACGAATCACCCCAAGACTTGGAACCAAACTTCATAAATTTGGATGATCTCCCTGGTGGCCCGGAGGCATTTGAATTGGCAGCCAGGTTCTGCTATGGCATAGCAGTTGACCTGACTGCTTTGAACATCGCCGGCCTACGCTGCGCAGCTGAGTACTTGGAGATGACAGAGGACTTGGAAGAGGGAAATCTAATATTCAAAACGGAAGCTTTCCTCAGCTATGTGGTCTTGTCCTCCTGGAGGGACTCAATTGTAGTCCTGAAGAGCTGTGAGGACCTGTCCCCATGGGCTGAGAACCTCCAGATTGTGCGGCGCTGCAGCGAGTCGATTGCCTGGAAGGCCTGTTCAACTGCAAAGGGAACCAAGTTGGCATACACCGGAATGTCCCCAAAGACCGGTAGCCCGAAATGGAACAGTAAGTCTAAAGAAGGAAGCTCAAGCAAACACCAGCAAGTACCACCAGATTGGTGGTTCGAAGATGTATCGACACTCAGAATTGATCACTTTGTAAGAGTTGTTACTGCCATCAAAGTGAAAGGGATGAGGTTTGAACTGATCGGCGCAACAATTATACACTATGCCTTAAAATGGCTCCCTGGTCTAGTGAGTGAAGCCACACATAGTTATGACAACACTTGGAACCAAGGGGGAAGGAACATGATTGTAGTAAGTAATTCTAGCAAGGAGGAGTTATCAGGCACACAGGTCCGAAAGCGGCGTACGGTTGTCGAGAGCCTGATCACCATAATTCCACATATCAAGGACTGCGTCCCATGTAGCTTCCTCCTCCAACTCCTAAGATTGGCCAACATGCTAAGGGTGGCGCATGCATTGATCATGGATCTGGAGAAGCGCATTGGAATGCAATTGGAGCAGGCCAGTCTGGCAGATCTTCTGATCCCTTCTTACGGTAAGTGTGAGACATTTTATGATGTTGAATTAGTTCAAAGACTGGTGGAACATTTCATGGTTCAGGAGCAGACGGAACCTTCAAGCCCAGAAAGGGAGTCATTATCTGATAAACATAGACAAAGTGGACCCAGTGCTGAGGCGAGAGTAGCTTGGCTCTTGGATGGATATCTCAGCGAGGTGTCGAGGGACCAAAATCTACCACCCACAAAATTTCAAGACCTAGCAGAAGCATTGCCAGAACCAGCAAGAAGCAGTCACGATGGATTATATCGAGCAATTGATTCTTATCTTAAG GCACATCCAAGACTCTCCGAGCATGAACGCAAGCGGCTCTGCCGACTGATGGACTGCCGGAAGCTCTCAGTTGATGCCCGCATGCACGCTGCCCAGAATGACCGCCTCCCCCTTCGTTTCGTAGTCCAAATTCTCTTCTCTGAACAGGTCAAGATAAGCAATGCCATCACCAACTTTTCACTCGAAGGAGGAAGAGAGCCCATGCATTACAAGCCCATGATTCCCACTCGAAAGCAGCTACTGGAAGGGACTCCCCAGTGCTTCCAGGAGGGGTGGGCAGCAGCAACGAAAGACATTAGCACACTTGAATTTGAGCTGGAGGACATGAAGGCCAAGTACACAGAGCTCCAAAGGGATATGGATAGCCTGCAGAGTATGTTCGAGAAGATGACATCGTTGTCATCGAAAACTATAAAGCACCAGTCGTCAAGCTGGACTAGTAGGTGGAAAAAACTGAGCAAGCTGACAAGAATAACAGGCATGGAGGACAATGAGATGGAGGCTCCAGTGGAAGCGAGAAAGGAAGCAAGGAGGAGGAGGTATTCAGTCTCCTGA